A region of Rattus rattus isolate New Zealand chromosome 7, Rrattus_CSIRO_v1, whole genome shotgun sequence DNA encodes the following proteins:
- the Rps20 gene encoding 40S ribosomal protein S20: MAFKDTGKTPVEPEVAIHRIRITLTSRNVKSLEKVCADLIRGAKEKNLKVKGPVRMPTKTLRITTRKTPCGEGSKTWDRFQMRIHKRLIDLHSPSEIVKQITSISIEPGVEVEVTIADA; encoded by the exons ATG GCATTTAAAGATACCGGGAAGACTCCCGTGGAGCCCGAAGTGGCGATTCACCGGATTCGAATCACGCTCACCAGCCGCAACGTGAAGTCGCTGGAAAAGG TTTGTGCGGACTTGATCAGAGGCGCAAAGGAGAAGAATCTGAAAGTGAAAGGACCAGTGCGCATGCCTACCAAG ACACTGAGAATCACTACCAGAAAAACCCCTTGCGGTGAAGGTTCCAAGACGTGGGATCGTTTCCAGATGAGAATCCACAAGCGACTCATTGACTTACACAGTCCTTCAGAGATTGTTAAGCAGATTACTTCCATCAGTATTGAGCCTGGAGTGGAGGTTGAAGTCACCATTGCAGATGCCTAA